From Miscanthus floridulus cultivar M001 chromosome 15, ASM1932011v1, whole genome shotgun sequence, the proteins below share one genomic window:
- the LOC136509167 gene encoding uncharacterized protein, with protein MSDIWSAVQWWDEWQLRILVLGSLGLQWFLVLVVPLRNYTIQRWLRACIWLACICADVLAIYALATLLYRQAAGRWISSFDDYYSRAQQGRSLTLEALWAPLLLVHLGGREERTANNMEDTVLWVRHAAVLVTVTVYAFSTSLRYFSDNSDGRRLLASAVLLLVAAVVSSCGKPWLLRRASVRRLVAKSSLAKGAKQPSGGWWEWCFTELGDRYKCWKELKPRGTAPMLSQGDKVHMLLSGLSLHAARATLETRKKKPDQKILEPLNPWRREQDQALEPSEVDKIMKPWVRQAFGLIYTREAAMFTPAYLACHALLVPSLYVAATVLFFFAVDYKKHGYSRYSRADVNTTYALLCFTAALDVLGMFVSEVMYSLLSSSSGAKLLGASSCENLPGHNLMDSVLWTIRWPMVSMLLLRCYKGGYFVKDEDRLYVRVLDSITNKLEDKDKGKIFDLDLSSYRSLSKRNWILRDKELKAVSSIKTNNIRDSLRKKPFDASVIIWHIATDLCFRVKSPEYFRFRPPPNEEVVREVCTEAISNYMAYLLDSWPEMLMAGSRQHLFTEAMANMERVVGDATKDLRPKLGEKQPLDDVILGKIKEEAARSLKEKEAYTVIDDACKLAEELLGIPDHETRWEFMHRVWVGMLCYSASMCRSDLHAKSLGEGGEFISNVWLLISLIGCRTLEDKLQMPDDEPEAEPEAAGKVQTPGSEPKDNRTAANFFQ; from the exons ATGAGTGACATCTGGAGTGCTGTGCAATGGTGGGACGAGTGGCAGCTGCGCATCCTCGTCCTCGGCAGCCTGGGCCTCCAGTGGTTCCTCGTGCTGGTCGTCCCCCTGCGCAACTACACCATCCAGCGCTGGCTCAGAGCATGCATCTGGCTGGCGTGCATCTGCGCCGACGTCCTGGCGATCTACGCGCTCGCCACCCTCTTGTATCGCCAGGCCGCCGGCAGGTGGATCAGCAGCTTCGACGACTACTACAGCAGGGCCCAACAAGGGAGGTCCCTGACGCTGGAGGCCCTGTGGGCACCTCTCCTCCTTGTCCACCTGGGCGGGCGGGAGGAGCGCACCGCCAACAACATGGAAGACACGGTGCTCTGGGTCCGGCACGCCGCGGTCCTGGTCACGGTCACCGTGTACGCCTTCTCCACGTCGTTGCGCTACTTCAGCGACAACAGCGACGGCAGGAGGCTGCTGGCGTCGGCGGTCCTCCTGCTGGTCGCCGCGGTCGTCAGCTCCTGCGGGAAGCCGTGGCTTCTCAGGAGAGCCAGCGTCCGCCGGCTGGTGGCCAAGTCGTCGCTGGCTAAAGGAGCGAAGCAGCCTAGCGGCGGGTGGTGGGAGTGGTGCTTCACCGAGCTGGGCGACAGGTACAAGTGCTGGAAAGAGCTGAAGCCCCGCGGCACCGCACCGATGCTGTCGCAGGGAGACAAGGTGCATATGCTGCTCTCGGGCCTGTCGCTGCACGCCGCTAGAGCAACGCTGGAGACGCGGAAGAAGAAGCCAGATCAGAAGATCCTCGAGCCTCTCAATCCCTGGCGGCGTGAACAGGATCAAGCCCTGGAGCCCTCAGAAGTTGACAAGATCATGAAGCCCTGGGTGCGCCAAGCGTTCGGGCTCATCTACACGAGGGAAGCCGCGATGTTCACGCCGGCGTACCTGGCCTGCCACGCGCTGCTGGTGCCGTCCCTGTACGTGGCCGCCACCGTGCTCTTCTTCTTCGCGGTGGACTACAAGAAGCATGGGTACAGCAGGTACAGCAGAGCCGACGTCAACACGACGTACGCTCTGCTGTGCTTCACCGCGGCGCTGGATGTCTTGGGGATGTTCGTCAGTGAGGTGATGTACTCGCTGCTGTCGTCGTCGTCCGGAGCCAAACTGCTTGGAGCGTCGTCGTGCGAGAACCTGCCGGGGCATAACCTCATGGACTCGGTTCTCTGGACGATCAGGTGGCCAATGGTGTCCATGCTGCTGCTCAGGTGTTACAAGGGGGGTTATTTCGTCAAGGACGAAGATCGCCTGTACGTCCGTGTCCTGGACTCCATCACAAACAAGCTCGAAGACAAAGACAAAGGCAAGATTTTCGACCTCGACCTTTCCAGTTACAGAAGCTTGAGCAAGCGCAACTGGATTCTCAGGGACAAGGAGCTGAAAGCAGTTAGCAGCATCAAAACCAACAACATCCGGGACAGCCTGCGTAAAAAGCCGTTCGACGCGAGCGTCATCATCTGGCACATCGCCACCGACCTCTGCTTCCGCGTCAAGTCTCCCGAGTACTTCCGCTTCAGGCCCCCACCTAATGAAGAGGTGGTTCGAGAAGTGTGCACGGAGGCGATATCCAATTACATGGCGTACCTCCTCGACTCTTGGCCCGAGATGCTGATGGCCGGCAGCAGGCAGCATCTCTTCACCGAAGCCATGGCAAACATGGAGCGCGTCGTCGGAGATGCCACCAAGGATTTGAGGCCCAAGCTCGGAGAGAAGCAGCCGTTGGATGACGTGATCCTAGGCAAGATCAAGGAAGAAGCAGCCAGAAGCCTCAAAGAAAAAGAGGCGTACACCGTCATTGACGACGCTTGCAAGCTCGCAGAGGAGCTGCTGGGCATCCCGGACCACGAGACCCGGTGGGAGTTCATGCACCGCGTGTGGGTGGGCATGCTCTGCTACTCTGCCAGCATGTGCAGGAGCGACCTGCACGCCAAGAGCTTGGGAGAAGGCGGGGAGTTCATCTCCAATGTCTGGCTCCTCATCTCACTGATTGGGTGTAGGACCTTAGAGGACAAACTCCAGATGCCTGATGACGAGCCAGAAGCAGAACCAGAAGCAGCAG GCAAGGTTCAGACGCCGGGGTCAGAACCAAAAGACAACCGTACGGCTGCCAATTTTTTTCAATAG
- the LOC136506928 gene encoding protein ZINC INDUCED FACILITATOR-LIKE 1-like, producing MIVYLIGITLPAKSIVMSVREGSGPGCASILLYQTFVYPRIVKVLGPVNASRIAAILALVLLFTCPPITHLSKPWLSVVVNIASVLKNNLVVTIVTCSFILQNNSVPQEQRATANGLATTLMSFFKAFAPAGAGIVFSWAQKRQHAFLFPCDQMVFFLLDIVIFVELIWTFKPFLAIPEQTS from the exons atgatagtgtacctcattggcataactcttcctgctaagagcatcgtcATGTCGGTGAGAGAAGGGAGTGGGCCCGGCT GTGCTAGCATCCTTTTGTACCAAACATTTGTTTATCCACGTATTGTAAAAGTCCTTGGGCCAGTCAATGCTTCCCGTATTGCAGCT ATTCTAGCTTTGGTACTCCTTTTCACTTGTCCACCAATAACACATCTGTCAAAACCGTGGTTATCAGTTGTAGTGAATATTGCATCAGTGTTGAAAAACAATTTAGTT GTTACCATTGTGACATGCTCTTTTATTCTTCAGAATAATTCAGTG CCTCAAGAGCAAAGAGCAACTGCAAATGGCTTAGCAACTACGTTAATGTCCTTTTTCAAGGCATTTGCCCCAGCAGGAGCTGGAATTGT ATTTTCATGGGCACAAAAACGCCAACATGCTTTCCTCTTTCCAT GTGATCAGATGGTGTTCTTCCTTCTGGACATTGTCATCTTTGTTGAGCTCATTTGGACATTCAAGCCATTTCTAGCCATTCCAGAGCAAACCTCCTGA